One window of Camelina sativa cultivar DH55 chromosome 4, Cs, whole genome shotgun sequence genomic DNA carries:
- the LOC104784457 gene encoding histidine kinase CKI1-like: MYNLGFVLSSIFLDGGFLVTILGCISTSNWLTTTESLINDVASFTGDLRSSLVSEFENIGKFSYPKTNLSTIGLATVIDSSYLTNNDTGFTNIQTQIAPLLFEAYSTIPQVSQVSYISRDGFLFSYIRADIDTSVAVYANSSSSSSGGDYTWYTQTVDQITGRLNGNATKSQPLDVTHTDWFQAAQRNNYTTAFLGTSLGGGDNETLIQSAVSLFSKKGVVLLGFSVKSLTDVLSRLSLHGEEFYMWTKDGTVLVRQGSLNASLFISNGSICFGGRESKSVRSQCIPENCSSSGYEVEIKRSKFQAFCSHLEVSGVPLLDPHDGSIFKFSNVRGDSGKLKQILNNLVSNAVKFTVDGHISIRAWAQRPGSKSSVVLASDPQGVVSKFFKCMFCKSTDQTEISNSIRNNANTMEFVFEVDDTGKGIPMEMRKSVFENYVQVRETAQGQQGTGLGLGIVQSLVRLMGGEIRITDKAMGEKGTCFQFNVLLTTLESPVSDMKVRQDIEAGGDHISTPNLGLTVNTSLGGGSMNIRNLSPRFNNCLTSSPKQECSRVVLLLKNEERRRVTEKHIKNLGIKVTVVEKWEHLSYALERIFGFSPQSSMGRAECSLSCPSARELPLIGMDGIDSRSQLPKRRSNSFNAVVLLVIDTKTGPFLELYNVVKQFRRGLHHGITCKVVWLNESSTRVSERGDISCSGPLHGSRLTEVLKMLPEFGGTGLKETSTELQRESLLRHSFVADTSPKHKLQEEGPSSGFNKELGKTIMAPTASESETWFKSVRTGRNPIGNPEEEQGTSMPSNDEFLRGKRVLVVDDCRITIKVATGRLTKMGVSEVKPCYSGKEAVRLVTEWLTQREQQGSVNRLPFDYIFMDCQMPEMDGYEATREIRKVEKSSGAHIPIIAVSGHDPGSREAREAIQAGMDGFLEKEMKQDQLANVIREVESKMNAQATL; this comes from the exons ATGTATAATCtaggttttgttctttcttccaTTTTCCTCGATGGA GGATTTCTGGTCACTATTTTGGGGTGCATATCGACCTCGAATTGGCTAACAACAACGGAGAGCCTAATAAACGACGTCGCTTCATTCACTGGAGATCTCCGGTCAAGTCTAGTTTCCGAGTTTGAAAACATCGGAAAATTTTCATATCCCAAGACAAACTTATCTACAATTGGTTTAGCGACAGTCATAGATTCTTCTTATCTCACCAACAACGATACTGGTTTCACAAACATTCAAACACAG atcgCACCATTGTTGTTTGAAGCATATTCAACGATCCCTCAAGTCTCGCAAGTTTCGTACATTAGTAGGGACGGTTTCTTGTTTTCTTACATTAGAGCAGATATAGACACAAGTGTCGCTGTTTATGCCAATTCTTCGTCGAGTTCAAGTGGTGGAGACTACACTTGGTACACTCAAACCGTTGATCAGATAACCGGTCGTCTCAACGGGAACGCAACCAAATCTCAGCCGTTAGATGTAACCCACACGGATTGGTTCCAAGCAGCACAGAGAAATAATTACACTACCGCCTTTCTCGGAACGAGTTTGGGAGGAGGAGACAACGAGACTCTGATTCAGAGCGCGGTTAGCTTGTTCAGCAAGAAAGGTGTTGTTTTGCTAGGGTTTTCGGTGAAGTCTTTGACCGATGTTTTGAGCCGTCTGAGTCTACACGGCGAAGAGTTTTACATGTGGACAAAGGACGGGACGGTGCTTGTTCGTCAAGGTTCACTGAATGCTTCTCTCTTCATCTCCAATGGCTCGATTTGCTTCGGTGGTAGAGAATCTAAATCCGTCAGGTCTCAATGCATACCCGAAAATTGCAGTTCCAGTGGCTACGAGGTGGAGATCAAAAGATCAAAATTCCAAGCTTTTTGCTCTCATCTTGAAGTTTCTGGCGTTCCTCTG TTGGATCCGCACGATGGCTCCATTTTCAAATTCTCGAATGTGCGAGGAGATAGTGGCAAACTGAAGCAGATTTTGAACAATCTTGTCAGCAATGCTGTCAAGTTCACAGTCGACGGGCACATTTCGATCAGAGCTTGGGCTCAGAGGCCGGGTTCCAAAAGCTCTGTGGTCCTGGCATCGGACCCTCAAGGAGTTGTGTCCAAGTTTTTTAAGTGTATGTTCTGCAAGAGTACAGACCAGACAGAAATATCGAATTCCATAAGAAACAATGCCAACACGATGGAGTTTGTGTTTGAAGTGGATGATACAGGTAAAGGGATACCTATGGAGATGCGTAAATCGGTGTTTGAAAACTATGTTCAGGTAAGAGAAACAGCTCAAGGACAACAAGGAACTGGACTAGGGCTTGGGATTGTGCAGTCTTTG GTACGTTTAATGGGAGGGGAGATAAGAATCACTGACAAGGCAATGGGAGAGAAAGGAACATGTTTCCAAttcaatgttttattgacaACATTAGAGTCTCCAGTGAGTGACATGAAAGTGAGACAGGACATCGAAGCAGGAGGTGATCACATATCCACGCCCAACCTCGGGCTGACTGTAAACACTTCACTAGGAGGAGGTAGCATGAATATACGCAACCTGAGTCCTAGATTCAACAACTGTCTCACCTCAAGTCCAAAGCAAGAATGTTCTAGAGTGGTTCTCcttttaaaaaatgaagaacGCAGAAGAGTTACTGAGAAACACATCAAGAATCTGGGGATTAAAGTTACAGTAGTGGAGAAATGGGAGCATTTGAGCTATGCATTGGAgagaatttttggattttcacCTCAGAGCTCCATGGGAAGAGCAGAGTGTAGTTTGTCATGTCCGAGCGCAAGGGAGTTACCTTTGATTGGCATGGATGGTATTGATTCAAGAAGCCAACTTCCTAAAAGGCGAAGCAACAGTTTCAATGCAGTTGTCCTTTTGGTGATTGATACAAAAACTGGACCATTTTTGGAGCTGTACAATGTTGTCAAGCAATTTCGTAGAGGCTTGCACCATGGAATAACCTGTAAAGTTGTTTGGCTTAACGAATCGAGCACCCGTGTAAGTGAGAGAGGGGACATTAGTTGTTCCGGACCCTTGCACGGATCGCGTCTTACGGAAGTCTTGAAGATGTTGCCTGAATTTGGAGGAACTGGGCTAAAAGAAACATCCACTGAGCTGCAAAGGGAATCACTGCTGAGACATTCTTTTGTTGCAGATACATCACCAAAACATAAACTCCAAGAAGAGGGACCAAGCTCAGGGTTTAACAAAGAATTAGGTAAGACAATAATGGCACCAACAGCTTCAGAGAGTGAGACTTGGTTCAAGTCAGTGCGTACCGGTAGAAATCCTATTGGGAACCCAGAGGAAGAGCAAGGGACTTCCATGCCAAGTAACGATGAATTCTTGAGAGGAAAAAGAGTTCTGGTGGTCGATGATTGCAGGATAACAATCAAAGTTGCTACAGGAAGGCTGACGAAGATGGGAGTCTCTGAGGTCAAACCATGCTACAGTGGAAAAGAAGCTGTGAGATTAGTCACTGAATGGCTTACACAACGAGAACAACAAGGATCAGTAAATAGGCTTCCGTTTGACTACATATTCATGGACTGTCAA ATGCCAGAGATGGATGGATATGAAGCAACTAGAGAGATCAGGAAAGTGGAGAAAAGTTCTGGAGCGCATATACCAATTATAGCTGTATCTGGTCATGATCCTGGTTCAAGGGAAGCAAGAGAAGCCATACAAGCTGGAATGGACGGCTTTTTagagaaagaaatgaaacagGACCAACTTGCAAACGTCATCAGAGAAGTTGAAAGCAAGATGAATGCACAAGCAACGCTATAG
- the LOC104783326 gene encoding probable glutamyl endopeptidase, chloroplastic, producing MMRFHKACHRFSLSPLCHLSPPSPSPSASLLLPPKLSGFSTLRARRCVRAHRFSGNPFTISMSSRSASTRLRCLASVCPEDGGGSSNGSVSSSATATEDDELALGTGYRLPPSEIRDIVDAPPVPALSFSPQRDKILFLKRRALPPLADLARPEEKLAGVRIDGYCNTRSRMSFYTGLGIHQLLPDGTLSPEKEITGIPDGGKINFVTWSNDGKHLAFSIRVDENGNSSKPVVWVADIETGVASPLFKSQDIHLNAIFESFVWIDNSTLLVSTIPSSRGDPPKKPLVPSGPKTLSNEKKNVVQVRTFQDLLKDEYDADLFDYYATSQLVLTSLDGTVKEVGEPAVYTSLDPSTDHKYLLVSSLHRPYSFIVPCGRFPKKVEVWTSDGRFVRQLCDLPLAEDIPIASNSVRKGMRSINWRADKPSTLYWAETQDGGDAKVEVSPRDIVYMQSAEPLAGEEPEVLHKLDLRYGGISWCDDTLALVYESWYKTRRTRTWVISPGSSDVSPRILFDRSSEDVYSDPGSTMLRRTAAGTYVIAKIKKENDEGTYVLLNGSGATPQGNVPFLDLFDINTGNKERIWESDKEKYFETVVALMSDQKEGDLRMEELKVLTSKESKTENTQYSLQLWPDRKVQQITNFPHPYPQLASLQKEMIRYQRKDGVQLTATLYLPQGYDPSKDGPLPCLFWSYPGEFKSKDAASQVRGSPNEFAGIGSTSALLWLARRFAILSGPTIPIIGEGDEEANDSYVEQLVASAEAAVEEVVRRGVAHPSKIAVGGHSYGAFMTANLLAHAPHLFSCGIARSGAYNRTLTPFGFQNEDRTLWEATNVYVEMSPFMSANKIKKPILLIHGEEDNNPGTLTMQSDRFFNALKGHGALCRLVVLPHESHGYSARESIMHVLWETDRWLQKYCVPNTADADTSPDQSKEGSDTADKVAAGTGGGNPEFGEHEDHYKLRRSLL from the exons aTGATGCGCTTTCACAAAGCTTGTCatcgtttctctctttctcctctctgcCATTTATCTCCGCCGTCTCCGTCGCCGTCTGCTTCTCTCCTTCTACCTCCGAAGCTTTCCGGATTCTCGACTCTCCGTGCGCGACGTTGCGTGAGAGCTCACCGATTCTCCGGAAACCCGTTCACCATTTCCATGTCTTCACGTTCTGCTTCTACTAGGCTTCGTTGCCTCGCATCTGTCTGTCCTGAAGACGGTGGTGGCAGCTCTAATGGCTCCGTTTCATCCTCTGCTACGGCAACTGAAGATGATG AATTGGCTTTAGGCACTGGGTATCGTCTTCCTCCGTCTGAGATCAGAGATATTGTAGATGCCCCACCAGTCCCGGCATTATCATTTTCACCACAAAGGGATAAGATATTGTTTCTCAAGCGGAGAGCATTGCCCCCGCTGGCAGATCTAGCTAGACCAGAGGAGAAGCTTGCAGGTGTTCGAATCGATGGATACTGCAACACCAGAAGCAGAATGTCATTCTACACTGGTTTAGGAATCCATCAGTTATTGCCTGATGGTACGTTGAGTCCAGAGAAAGAGATCACTGGCATTCCAGATGGCGGTAAGATTAACTTTGTCACATGGTCTAATGACGGTAAGCATCTCGCTTTCAGCATCCGGGTCGATGAGAACGGAAACAGTAGTAAGCCAGTTGTATGGGTAGCTGATATTGAGACTGGAGTTGCTAGCCCATTGTTTAAGTCGCAAGATATTCATCTCAATGCGATTTTTGAGAGTTTTGTTTGGATTGATAATTCCACTTTGCTGGTGAGCACAATCCCTTCATCTCGTGGTGACCCACCAAAGAAACCTTTGGTCCCATCTGGTCCCAAAACTCTGTCAAACGAGAAGAAGAATGTTGTCCAAGTTAGAACATTCCAAGATTTGCTCAAGGATGAGTATGACGCTGATTTATTCGACTACTATGCCACATCACAACTGGTATTGACTTCTCTGGATGGTACAGTGAAGGAAGTAGGGGAACCTGCAGTGTATACATCGTTAGACCCTTCCACAGACCATAAGTACTTGTTAGTATCATCACTTCATAGGCCATATTCCTTCATTGTACCTTGTGGTAGATTTCCAAAGAAGGTGGAAGTCTGGACATCTGATGGTAGATTTGTAAGACAGCTATGTGACTTGCCCCTAGCTGAAGATATCCCCATTGCCTCCAATAGTGTGCGGAAAGGAATGCGTTCAATAAACTGGCGAGCAGACAAGCCTTCAACCCTCTACTG GGCAGAAACACAAGATGGAGGTGATGCCAAAGTGGAAGTTTCACCGCGTGATATAGTTTATATGCAGTCTGCGGAACCACTGGCAGGAGAAGAACCAGAAGTGTTACACAAGCTCGATCTTCGTTATGG AGGGATTTCCTGGTGCGATGATACATTAGCTCTGGTTTATGAATCATGGTATAAAACACGACGGACAAGGACATGGGTTATCTCTCCTGGATCTAGCGATGTCAGTCCACGCATCTTGTTTGATAGATCATCGGAAGATGTGTATTCAGACCCTGGCTCAACCATGCTGAGGAGAACTGCTGCTGGAACATATGTGATAGCAAAGATAAAGAAGGAAAATGATGAAGGCACTTATGTCTTACTGAACGGAAGTGGGGCTACACCACAAGGAAATGTACCCTTCCTTGACTTGTTTGACAT AAATACAGGCAACAAAGAACGAATCTGGGAGAGTGACAAGGAAAAGTATTTCGAGACAGTTGTTGCCTTGATGTCTGACCAGAAAGAAGGGGACTTAAGAATGGAGGAGCTGAAAGTCCTGACATCAAAGGAGTCTAAAACTGAAAACACCCAATATTCTCTCCAACTTTGGCCTGATAGGAAAGTGCAGCAGATTACAAACTTTCCTCATCCGTATCCGCAGTTGGCTTCATTACAGAAAGAGATGATCAGGTACCAACGAAAAGACGGAGTTCAACTTACTGCAACACTATACCTACCACAAGGCTATGATCCATCAAAAGACGGTCCTCTTCCTTGTCTGTTTTGGTCTTATCCTGGTGAATTCAAGAGCAAAGATGCTGCTAGTCAAGTCCGTGGCTCTCCAAATGAATTTGCAGGCATTGGTTCAACTTCGGCCCTTCTTTGGCTTGCTAGAAG GTTTGCTATATTATCTGGCCCTACCATACCTATAATTGGTGAAGGTGATGAAGAGGCTAATGACAG CTACGTAGAGCAATTGGTTGCAAGTGCCGAGGCTGCTGTAGAGGAAGTCGTCAGGCGTGGA GTGGCTCATCCAAGCAAAATTGCTGTTGGGGGACACTCCTATGGAGCGTTTATGACAGCAAATCTTCTTGCTCATGCTCCTCATCTTTTCTCCTGCGGAATAGCTCGATCTGGCGCTTACAACAGAACACTCACGCCCTTTGGTTTCCAG AACGAGGACCGAACTCTGTGGGAAGCTACTAATGTCTATGTAGAGATGAGCCCATTCATGTCTGCTAATAAAATCAAGAAGCCAATCTTGCTCATTCATGGCGAAGAAGACAATAACCCAGGAACTCTAACAATGCAG TCAGACCGATTCTTCAATGCACTAAAAGGTCACGGTGCTCTTTGCCGTCTTGTTGTTCTTCCTCACGAGAGCCACGGGTACTCAGCACGGGAAAGCATTATGCACGTACTCTGGGAAACCGACCGTTGGCTTCAAAAATACTGCGTTCCAAACACAGCAGATGCGGATACAAGTCCTGACCAGTCGAAAGAAGGCTCGGATACTGCAGACAAAGTAGCGGCAGGCACAGGTGGTGGTAATCCCGAGTTTGGTGAGCACGAAGATCACTACAAGCTCAGGAGATCACTTCTCTG A
- the LOC104784456 gene encoding PH-interacting protein-like: RGHEGDITDLAVSSNNALVASASNDFVIRVWRLPDGMPISVLRGHTGAVTAIAFSPRQASVYQLLSSSDDGTCRIWDARYSQWLPRIYVPSPSDASTGKNTFTSSNTASTSNASQSHQILCCAYNANGTIFVTGSSDSNARVWSASKPNLDDAEQPTHELDVLRGHENDVNYVQFSGCAVAPKSSTADTLKEDCYPKFKNSWFCHDNIVTCSRDGSAIIWTPRSRKFHGKSGRWMKGYHLKVPPPPLPPQPPRGGPRQRFLPTPRGVNMIIWSLDNRFVLAAIMDCRICVWNAADGSLVHCLTGHSESSYVLDVHPFNPRIAMSAGYDGKTIIWDIWEGIPIKVYEIGRFKLVDGKFSQDGTSIVLSDDVGQIYFLNTGQGESQKNAKYDQFFLGDYRPLIRDTNGHVLDQETQLLPHRRNLQDLLCDSSMIPYPEPDQTMFQQRRLGALGVEWRPSSIKFSVGPDFSLGQDYIMPPLADLDRLIEPLPEFIDAMYWEPEHEVLSDDNDSEYNAEVSSDGARASPCSNSSNELDCSSEDSNVENIHENSYHRTRRRKHPRAEVTTSSGRRDKRILDENDSSKSGIKRTKNRKIGVKASKRKYCDVKASRPQRAAAQNARSLLSKISGSSSDEVDDYNDSSNSESDRSIPTSRQLEKPSQMLESLSNDKQKKKLIVKICVKKPRESVESKGDVINQADLEQLSSKSLEENHRVIGIYSREPGSSSVDAKGDSWCQDIPQSMNTPQREKTDNQMIKSSDQDHNMCKWREEIPVCEPTELLASENIEEAQTLNGDEDLSRVEPLSGQLRNCDIDASMEADEIFPKKVRRLRLKLRHPSSPLKLEPAEVADNLADGGDGFASVAPSSMNPFMDSESVIIDKVRDSSAHDFDFGEATADVIRRKRSMRSESSTRNSTLRTRLGSGSVDEIKKQEKPSTSVCDGASFEEWPSTIKAGSRSRSASAVKQSPHTEFKLNNNASRKIPWLMLSEHEEGCRYIPQLGDEVVYFKQGHQEFIASTELNDRDRRFLPRNLGAVEICRVEKLNYDTYRGSGESCCKMTLRVLDFSSSHVSRKEFQLTLPDLINFPDFVVEKTRYDAAIQTKWEIGDECRVWWRNESGEGGAWWEGRIESSQVKSPDFPDSPWERYRVVYETGERDLHSPWEFDNPQFPWENSTIEEKKRDKLLSLFVGLVKSISKHQDSYGIQKLNEAAQKMDFCNRYD; the protein is encoded by the exons CGCGGGCATGAA GGTGACATTACAGACTTGGCCGTTAGTTCAAACAATGCTTTGGTGGCGTCAGCTTCAAACGATTTTGTGATCCGAGTG TGGCGGTTGCCTGATGGAATGCCAATTTCTGTATTGCGGGGCCACACTGGAGCTGTTACTGCAATTGCATTCAGTCCCAGACAGGCGTCTGTTTACCAACTTTTATC GTCATCAGATGATGGAACCTGTCGTATCTGGGATGCTAGGTATTCTCAATGGCTCCCACGAATCTATGTTCCAAGTCCATCAGATGCTAGCACTG GCAAAAACACTTTTACATCTTCCAACACAGCGTCCACGAGCAATGCATCTCAGAGTCATCAAATATTATGTTGTGCGTACAATGCTAATGGGACCATTTTCGTCACGGGTAGCTCTGACAGCAATGCAAGG GTTTGGAGTGCCTCAAAACCTAACTTGGATGATGCTGAACAGCCGACTCATGAGCTGGATGTTCTACGTGGCCATGAGAATGATGTCAACTATGTGCAGTTTAG tggtTGTGCTGTGGCTCCAAAATCTTCAACAGCTGATACTCTGAAGGAAGATTGTTACCCAAAGTTTAAGAATTCCTG GTTTTGTCATGACAACATAGTAACCTGCTCTCGCGATGGTAGTGCAATTATATGGACTCCAAGATCACGTAAATTCCAT GGGAAATCTGGACGCTGGATGAAAGGATATCATCTGAAGGTGCCACCTCCTCCACTTCCTCCACAACCTCCTCGAGGAGGCCCACGTCAAAGGTTTCTTCCAACACCACGGGGTGTAAATATGATTATATGGAGCTTGGATAATCGCTTCGTACTTGCCGCTATCATGG ATTGCAGGATATGTGTTTGGAATGCTGCTGATGGTAGCTTAGTGCATTGTTTAACTGGTCACAGTGAATCG TCCTATGTCTTGGATGTCCATCCTTTCAATCCTCGTATTGCTATGAGCGCTGGCTACGATGGGAAAACAATTATCTGGGAT ATATGGGAGGGTATACCAATCAAAGTATACGAAATCGGGAGATTTAAGTTGGTTGATGGAAAATTTTCACA AGATGGGACATCAATTGTGCTTTCAGATGACGTTGGCCAGATATATTTCCTAAACACAGGACAAGGAGAGTCTCAAAAGAATGCAAAATACGATCAG ttcttCCTTGGTGATTATCGTCCTCTTATTCGAGATACCAATGGACATGTTCTTGATCAG GAGACGCAGCTACTTCCCCATCGGAGGAACCTTCAGGATCTTCTTTGTGATTCAA GTATGATTCCGTATCCAGAACCTGACCAGACAATGTTTCAGCAACGCAGACTTGGTGCGCTAGGAGTTGAATGGCGTCCTTCCTCGATAAAGTTTTCTGTTGGCCCTGATTTTAGTTTAGGTCAAGATTATATTATGCCTCCTTTGGCTGACCTGGATAGATTGATCGAGCCATTGCCAGAGTTTATAGATGCTATGTACTGGGAACCAGAACACGAAGTTCTGAGTGACGACAATGATTCGGAGTATAATGCTGAAGTTTCCTCTGATGGAGCTAGGGCAAGCCCATGTTCTAACTCGTCAAATGAACTTGATTGCAGTTCCGAGGACAGCAACGTTGAAAATATTCACGAAAATAGCTATCAtcggacaagaagaagaaaacatccTAGA GCCGAGGTCACTACTTCATCGGGAAGACGTGATAAGAGGATTTTGGATGAGAATGATAGCTCAAAATCTGGGATTAAGAGAACAAAGAACCGAAAAATTGGTGTGAAggcttcaaaaagaaaatattgtgaTGTCAAGGCATCACGACCGCAAAGAGCAGCAGCTCAAAATGCTCGATCCTTGCTTTCTAAAATTTCTGGAAGCTCTTCGGATGAAGTTGATGATTATAATGATTCATCCAACAGTGAATCTGATAGAAGCATACCCACTTCGCGACAGTTGGAAAAACCATCTCAGATGCTGGAATCTCTTTCAAATgacaaacagaagaaaaaattgattgtaAAGATCTGTGTTAAGAAGCCAAGAGAATCTGTGGAAAGCAAGGGAGATGTCATAAATCAGGCAGATTTGGAGCAATTATCTTCTAAATCTTTGGAGGAGAATCACAGAGTGATTGGTATATACTCAAGAGAGCCCGGTTCAAGTTCTGTAGATGCAAAAGGTGATTCATGGTGTCAGGATATTCCGCAATCTATGAATACTCCACAGAGAGAAAAGACAGATAATCAGATGATAAAATCTTCAGATCAAGACCATAATATGTGCAAGTGGAGGGAAGAAATTCCTGTTTGTGAACCTACCGAATTACTGGCGTCTGAGAACATTGAAGAAGCCCAAACTTTAAATGG AGATGAAGATCTGTCAAGAGTTGAACCCTTGTCTGGTCAGTTGAGAAATTGTGATATAGATGCTTCTATGGAAGCTGATGAGATTTTTCCAAAGAAGGTTCGACGACTGAGATTAAAGCTTCGGCATCCCAGCAGTCCTCTTAAACTAGAGCCTGCTGAAGTAGCAGATAATTTGGCAGATGGTGGAGATGGGTTTGCATCCGTAGCTCCCTCTTCCATGAATCCTTTTATGGATTCTGAATCTGTAATAATAGATAAAGTTAGAGATTCGTCTGCACATGACTTTGATTTTGGAGAAGCTACAGCTGATGTGATACGTAGGAAAAGATCCATGAGAAGTGAATCTAGTACAAGAAATAGCACACTACGCACAAGGTTAGGCTCTGGATCTGTAgatgaaataaagaaacaagaaaaacctTCCACGAGCGTGTGTGATGGTGCATCATTTGAAGAATGGCCTTCTACGATCAAAGCTGGGTCCCGGTCAAGATCTGCAAGCGCCGTCAAACAAAGTCCCCATACTGAATTTAAGTTGAATAATAATGCCTCACGAAAAATTCCATGGTTAATGTTGTCTGAACACGAGGAAGGCTGCCGTTATATACCCCAGCTAGGGGATGAAGTTGTTTACTTCAAGCAG GGTCATCAAGAGTTCATTGCATCTACCGAATTAAATGACAGGGACCGAAGGTTCCTTCCTCGAAACCTAGGAGCGGTAGAGATTTGCAGAGTTGAGAAACTCAATTACGATACATATCGTGGTTCTGGCGAAAGCTGCTGCAAAATGACCCTCAGGGTTCTGGATTTTTCTTCATCACATGTCTCCCGCAAAGAGTTTCAACTGACGCTTCCTGATCTCATTAATTTCCctgattttgttgttgaaaaGACTCGATACGATGCTGCAATTCAAACGAAGTGGGAAATCGGTGATGAGTGCCGTGTGTGGTGGAGAAATGAATCCGGTGAAGGCGGGGCGTGGTGGGAAGGTAGGATTGAGTCTTCACAAGTTAAATCCCCTGACTTCCCAGATAGTCCTTGGGAAAGATACAGAGTTGTCTATGAAACTGGGGAGAGAGATCTTCACAGCCCGTGGGAGTTTGACAATCCCCAGTTTCCCTGGGAAAACTCTACCatcgaagaaaagaaaagagataagcTGCTTTCATTATTTGTTGGACTAGTGAAATCAATCAGCAAGCATCAG GACAGCTATGGGATCCAAAAGCTAAACGAAGCTGCTCAAAAGATGGATTTCTGCAATAGGTACGAT
- the LOC104783331 gene encoding calvin cycle protein CP12-1, chloroplastic-like has protein sequence MTTIAASGLSVATPRVVVVPAVRVSAPVRLNYPWKLGSMNRMVVVVKATSEGGISDKVEKSIQEAKETCADDPVSGECVAAWDEVEELSAAASHARDKKKAGVSDPLEEYCSDNPETDECRTYDN, from the coding sequence ATGACAACCATAGCTGCATCTGGTCTAAGCGTGGCGACTCCACGAGTGGTCGTTGTACCGGCGGTTCGTGTATCAGCTCCGGTACGGTTGAATTACCCGTGGAAGTTGGGTTCGATGAACAGGATGGTGGTTGTGGTTAAGGCGACATCGGAAGGAGGGATATCGGACAAGGTGGAGAAGAGTATACAAGAAGCCAAGGAGACATGCGCTGATGATCCGGTGAGCGGAGAGTGTGTGGCGGCGTGGGACGAGGTGGAGGAGCTGAGTGCGGCGGCGAGTCATGCTAGGGACAAGAAGAAAGCTGGTGTCTCGGATCCTTTGGAAGAGTACTGCTCTGACAATCCTGAGACTGATGAGTGCCGTacttatgataattaa